The genomic region TCGAAGTGTATTCTACTTTCTAGGATGTTGGAGTTCTTTCAGAGGACAGAGACTAGGACCAACTTCCCCAACGTTCTGCgtatctccatccctcccttgttccctctctctctctacctccatcgaTCCATtcatccctcaatctctctctatgTTATCACCAGGATGTTGGAGTTCTTTCAGAGGACAGAGACTAGGACCAACTTCCCCAACGTTCTGCGTATCTCCAACCTCGTCATGTACATCGTCATCATCATACACTGGAACGCTTGTCTTTACTACTCTTTctccaaggtacacacacacacatacacacacacacacacacacaaacacacacacacacaaacacacaaacacacacacacacacacacacacacacacacacacacacacacacacacacacacacacacacacacacacacacacacacacacacacacacacacacacacacacacacacacacacacacaaacacacactggaactctcttctactcctcctcttcttATAATTCATAGTGAATGCTTGTTGTTTGCATTTCTGATTAAGAaatgaatataaaatatatatatcttccCTCCAAGGCGATTGGTTTCGGAGCTAATAAGTTTGTGTACCCCGACACGACGGACCCTGAGTTTGGCCGTTTGGTCCGGAAATATGCCTACAGGTAGGAGCTCTCATATATCTATCAATATATACCTATATACACCTGTAGTCATAATATAGTAATGATGTAGTAattatatagtagttatatattAATGATGGAGTAATATTATACTAATCCTATCCTATCTCACAGCATGTACTGGTCGACCCTGACACTCACAACTATCGGAGAGACTCCTCCCCCTGTACAGAACTCTGAGTACTTCTTCGTCGTCACAGACTTCCTGGTGGGTGTAGCTTCAGATGGATGAGGTCACTTCCTGATTTCAGCTACAGATGCTATCTAAATCTGTGAGAGCttatgcaggcttttgttccagaccTACGtcatctctgtgtctctgtgctccAGGTTGGCGTGTTGATCTTTGCTACCATCGTCGGTAACGTCGGTTCCATGATCACCAACATGAACGCTGCCAGGGCAAACTTCCAGGCCAGGATAGATGCCATCAAACAGTACATGACTTTCAGAAAGGTCACCAAGGTAGGATgataacctctgacccctgaacCCTAACTCTCTAGGCTCTACAAGGTCCCTAAGGTAGGCTGATCATCCCTGTTATACCTAGGAAGTATTTCTGATATATTTGGATTATATTAAGAAATATTTGTGTATTATACCTGATGTATTTGGATTATATTTCTGATATTTTTGATATATATTAAGATATACTGATAATGCAGTATAATTAGATTATATTTTttagatacatttatattatatttctGATGTATTTGGGCTTTTCTAAATAAAAAAGACAATATCTTGACCTGCAGGACCTGGAGAAGAGGGTGATCAAGTGGTTTGACTACCTGTGGACCAATAAGAAGGCAGTAGATGAGAGGGAGGTGCTAAAGTtccttcctgataaactcagggCTGAGATCGCTATCAACGTACACCTGGACACACTGAAGAAGGtagagaactctctctctctctcgttgaaCATTGAACTCTCTTTCTGTCCTATTTCTTACCTCTCTCTTCATGTTGATCTCCATCACTCCAGATTAGAAGAGTCATTGGAAAAAATGTAATTCCCACcactccctgtgtccctccccttcctctctctctctccctctctcccccttcctctctccctttctcccccttcctctctccccttctccccttcctctctccctctctcccccttcctctctccctttctccccatcctctctccccttctccccttcctctctccctctccccccttcctttctccctttctcccccctttctttctccctttctacctgccctacctctctccctttatcccccttcctctctccctttctccccccttcctttctccctttctcccccccctttctctctccctttctacctgccctacctctctccctttatcccccttcctctctccctttctcaccccttcctctctccctttctccccccctttctctctgcctttctccccccttcctctccccccccctccttctccactCCGGAGCTACacttaacatctgctaaccatgtgcatgtgaccaataaaatgttatttgatttgagaAATGCACCTGCTGACTGTGAGGCTGGTTTCCTGGTAGAGTTGATATTAAcgctccagcctctctctctctctctctctctctctctctctgtctctctgtctctctctgtctctctctctctctctctctgtctctctctgtctagctctctctgtctctctctgtctctctctctcaattcaattcaagggctttattggcatgggaaacatgtgttaacattgccaaagcaagtgaggtagacaacatacaaagtggatatataaagtgaaaaacaacaaaaatgaacagtaaacattacacatacagcagtttcaaaacagtaaagacattacaactgtcatattatatatatacagtgttttgacaatgtacaaatggttaaaggacacaagataaaataaataagcataaatatgggttgtatttacaatggtgtttgttcttcactggttgcccttttctcgtggcaacaggtcacaaatcttgctgctgtgatggcacactgtggaatttcacccagtagatatttttcaaaattggatttgttttcgaattctttgtggatctgtgtaatctgagggaaatatgtctctctaatgtggtcatacattgggcaggaggttaggaagtgcagctcagtttccaactcattttgtgggcagtgagcacatagcctgtcttctcttgagagccatgtctgcctacggcgacctttctcaatagcaaggctatgctcactgagtctgtacatagtcaaagctttccttaattttgggtcagtcacagtggtcaggtattctgccactgtgtactctctgtttagggccaaatagcattctagtttgctcagtttttttgttaattctttccaatgtgttaagtaattatctttttgttttctcatgatttggttgggtctaattgtgttgctgtcctggggctctgtagggtgtgtttgtgtttgtgaacagagccccaggaccagcttgcttaggggactcttctccaggttcatctctctgtaggtgatggctttgttatggaaggtttgtgaatctctctctctctctctgtctctctctctctctctctctctctctgtctctttctctctccaggtgCGTATCTTTGCTGACTGTGAGGCTGGTCTCCTGGTAGAGTTGGTATTGAAGCTTCAGCCTCAGGTCTACAGTCCAGGTGATTACATCTGTAAGAAGGGAGACATCGGACGAGAGATGTACATCATCAAGGAAGGGAAGCTGGCCGTTGTCGCCGACGACGGGATCAAACAGTTCGTTGTCCTTAGCGATGGGAGCTACTTCGGGGAGATCAGTATTCTGTCCATAAAGGGTTTGTAGGAAGTTATACTTATGGAATATGTTATCAGGTCATTCATTTGGAAGAGGTTTCACACAGCGATGGTGAGGAATCAAGATTGGTGTGACAGGAACTATCAAAATAATTAACATACAAGTAGGATATGGGCATGCTAATGATTAGAATGTTTCTTCAGGTTGGGGCAGAGAGGTAAAACAGTACTAGACCTGAGGACAACTCAGACTGGTTCAGACTGGTTCAGACTGGTTCAGTCTCCTCTCCTGGACCCAGAGTTAGGAACACCTGAGGACGACCCAGACTGGTTCAGAGTTAGGAACACCTGAGTACAACTCAGACTAGTTCAGACTGGTTCAGAGTTAGGAACACCTGAGGATAACTCAGACTGGTTCAGACTGGTTCAGAGTTAGGAACACCTGAGGACAACTCAGACTGGTTCAGAGTTAGGAACACCTGAGTACAACTCAGACTAGTTCAGACTGGTTCAGAGTTAGGAACACCTGAGGATAACTCAAGCTGTTCAGACTGGTTCAGACTGGTTCAGACGGGTTCAGACGGGTTCAGACGGGTACAGACTGGTTCAGACTGGTTCAGACTTAGGAACACCTGAGGACGACCCAGACTAGTTCAGACTGGTTCAGAGTTAGGAACACCTGAGGACAACTCAGACTAGTTCAGACTGGTTCAGAGTTAGGAACACCTGAGGATAACTCAGACTGGTTCAGACGGGTTCAGACTGGTTCAGACGGGTTCAGATGGGTTCAGACTGGTTCAGACGGGTTCAGACGGGTTCAGACTGTTTCAGACGGGTTCAGACTGGTTCAGACGGGTTCAGACTGGTTCAGAGTTAGGAACACCTGAGGATAATTCAGACTGGTTCAGACGGGTTCAGACGGGTTCAGACTGGTTCAGACCGGTTCAGACCAGTTCAGACTGGTTCAGACTGGTTCAGACCGGTTCAGACCGGTTCAGACTGGTTCAGAGTTCGGAACATGGCTCCACTCCTTCATTTCTGCTGTATTGTCTCCTGATCTGCTGCTGGATACAAACGTAAAGATTCCTCAACTCACAAAGTTGTTTCTGCGCTTCATTTGATACCAGGTTCCAGGGCTGGAAACAGGAGGACTGCTAACATCAGGAGTGTTGGGTACTCTgacctgttctgcctctctaaaGACGACCTCATGGAGGCCTTGTCGGAGTATCCTGATGCTAAAGCCATGTTGGAGGAGAAGGGACGGCAGATCCTGATGAAGGACAACCTGCTGGACCTGGAGGTATAACCCCTCTATATAACCCCTCTATAAcacctctataacccctctataacacctctataacccctctataacccctctataacacctctataacccctctataaaacctctataacccctctataacccctctataacacctctataacccctctataacccctctataacacctctataacacctctataacacctctataacacctctataacccctctataacacctctataacacctctataacccctctataacacctctataacccctctataacacctctataacccctctataacacctctataacccctctataacccctctatataacccctctataacacctctataacccctctatataacccctctataacacctctataacccctctatataacccctctatataacccctctataacacctctataacccctctataacccctctataacccctctataaacctctataacccctctataacccctctataacacctctataacccctctataacacctctataacacctctataacacctctataacccctctataacacctctataacacctctataacacctctataacccctctataacccctctataacacctctatacccctctataacacctctataacacctctataacccctctataacacctctataacccctctataacacctctataacccctctataccacctctata from Oncorhynchus kisutch isolate 150728-3 linkage group LG9, Okis_V2, whole genome shotgun sequence harbors:
- the cnga1b gene encoding cyclic nucleotide-gated channel rod photoreceptor subunit alpha; this encodes MSVKVTPVTPAGPAHPQPCSPPLIVLQDMEGETEERGEVHRCLRSSGVQVPFNMNNSNSNEEEEQKKKTSKKERKEKKERKEKKEKEKQEKRERKEQKKKEKEEKELKEKEEKEKKEKEEKAKAEAPKEITVIDPAGNMYYNWLLVITIPVMYNWTLIIARASFEELQTDFLIYWFIIDCVSDVVYLADMVFRTRTGYLEQGLLVKDQKKLIDRYINSLQYKLDLISMIPTDIFYVYFGLNYPEIRLNKLFRINRMLEFFQRTETRTNFPNVLRISIPPLFPLSLYLHRSIHPSISLYVITRMLEFFQRTETRTNFPNVLRISNLVMYIVIIIHWNACLYYSFSKAIGFGANKFVYPDTTDPEFGRLVRKYAYSMYWSTLTLTTIGETPPPVQNSEYFFVVTDFLVGVLIFATIVGNVGSMITNMNAARANFQARIDAIKQYMTFRKVTKDLEKRVIKWFDYLWTNKKAVDEREVLKFLPDKLRAEIAINVHLDTLKKVRIFADCEAGLLVELVLKLQPQVYSPGDYICKKGDIGREMYIIKEGKLAVVADDGIKQFVVLSDGSYFGEISILSIKGSRAGNRRTANIRSVGYSDLFCLSKDDLMEALSEYPDAKAMLEEKGRQILMKDNLLDLEVAAQGPDPKDMEEKVERMTATLESLQTRYARLLAEHEAGQSRLKRRVTRLEKKVVAPVQEVEELGVEMGTVATTE